Proteins encoded within one genomic window of Anopheles gambiae chromosome 3, idAnoGambNW_F1_1, whole genome shotgun sequence:
- the LOC1279883 gene encoding glutathione hydrolase 1 proenzyme yields the protein MILNVNKKKLLLLSVLAAIVIVALAVGLTVGLRSRDSSDNQHARLTGAAVTSNGIECAGIGADILRRNGSAVDAAIATLFCEGVTCPQSMGLGGGFLATIYIRDTNTAVALDAREVAPAAATKDMYVNQSSVQGGLAVAVPGEVKGYWELHQRYGRLEWKELVEPTVRLCREGHLVTGYLERILKGREQRIRNIPTLRDVFINPATDQTWQEGDRLKRPTLADTLEVIAREGADALYSRNGTLLPMLMRDLKLFGSIITEDDFYNYEPRWVAPSRTSIRKSSHVYSFPLPGSGPVLNYMLNILDNYDELRPDDPLSWHRIVESFKHGYGMRTRLGDPAFVPGIEDNLDKLASKTYARYISETIQNDRTHAEYAHYGAEFSNERDQGTAHVSVLAPNGDAVAVTSTINSVIMKRRTILSLLIAAIILTILIVVFVLATQGNITLPPPPGEPIAHHHRTGAVVANGAECAAIGAQILRQNGTAADAAIATLFCEGVTCPQSMGLGGGFLLTIYDRQNGTVETLNARESAPAAAERSMLRVAKERGQDTRGLTVAVPGELKGYWELHQRYGRLEWAALVQPTIELCERGHLVTPYLSRILARVERQLYAEPSMREVFINPATNRTWQEGDTIKRLQLAKTLRIVAAEGVDSLYSANGTLLRMVLKDLKSFGSIIEEEDFLSYRPRWEAPDTVTLAAGERVHSIVVPGSGTVQNFMLRVLDGYANMSATDPLSWHRIVESMKFAYGLRTRIGDPAFTPEAVAVIRNLTDPQFAAYVREQLISDERTHDDFAYYGAEFADVEDKGTAHICVLAPNGDAVSATSTINYLLGAKIRSQSTGIILNDEMDDFSTPGTVNTYGLPASPANFIAPRKIPLSSMTPSIVTDRNGAVRMVLGGAGGSRITSATAVMIYRHLVFGDDLATIMNEKRLHHQLAPMWVDYEAGFPQTVLDGLVAKGHRVKEKTPDAGFAAATGIVQDAAEHLVQAAYDPRRGGSVEIVKM from the exons ATGAT ATTGAATGTCAATAAGAAAAAGCTTCTGCTGCTATCCGTCCTAGCAGCGATAGTGATCGTCGCCCTTGCCGTCGGCCTCACCGTCGGGCTTCGCTCGCGTGACAGCTCAGACAATCAGCATGCCCGCCTTACCGGAGCCGCCGTCACCTCCAACGGCATCGAGTGTGCCGGCATCGGTGCAGACATCCTGCGGCGCAACGGTTCGGCAGTGGATGCCGCCATCGCAACACTATTCTGCGAAGGTGTAACCTGCCCCCAGAGCATGGGTCTCGGCGGTGGCTTCCTGGCCACGATCTACATCCGCGACACCAACACGGCCGTGGCGTTGGACGCACGCGAAGTGGCACCGGCCGCCGCCACCAAGGACATGTACGTGAACCAATCGTCGGTACAGGGCGGACTGGCGGTCGCTGTGCCCGGTGAGGTGAAGGGCTACTGGGAGCTGCACCAGCGCTACGGACGGCTGGAGTGGAAGGAGCTGGTCGAACCGACGGTACGACTGTGCCGCGAAGGCCACCTGGTAACGGGCTACCTGGAGCGCATCCTAAAAGGCCGCGAGCAGCGCATCCGCAACATACCAACGCTGCGCGATGTGTTCATCAACCCGGCCACCGATCAAACTTGGCAGGAGGGCGATCGGCTGAAGCGCCCAACGCTGGCCGACACGCTCGAGGTGATTGCGCGCGAAGGCGCGGACGCACTGTACAGCCGCAACGGGACGCTGCTGCCGATGCTGATGCGCGATCTCAAACTGTTCGGCAGCATCATCACCGAGGACGACTTTTACAACTACGA ACCACGGTGGGTTGCTCCGTCACGAACCAGTATTAGAAAGTCTAGTCACGTGTACTCGTTCCCGCTGCCCGGCAGCGGTCCCGTACTGAACTACATGCTTAACATCCTGGACAACTACGACGAGCTGCGACCGGACGACCCACTGTCCTGGCACCGGATCGTGGAAAGCTTCAAGCACGGCTACGGCATGCGCACGCGCCTCGGCGACCCGGCCTTCGTGCCCGGCATCGAGGACAATCTGGACAAGCTGGCGAGCAAAACGTACGCCCGCTACATCTCGGAAACGATCCAGAACGATCGGACGCACGCCGAGTACGCACACTACGGCGCGGAGTTTTCCAACGAGCGCGACCAGGGCACGGCCCACGTGTCCGTCCTTGCGCCGAACGGTGATGCCGTCGCGGTCACCAGCACCATCaacagtgt CATCATGAAGCGCAGAACCATTCTCTCGCTGCTGATCGCAGCGATCATACTCACAATCCTGATCGTCGTGTTTGTGCTAGCCACGCAGGGCAACATAACACTCCCCCCTCCACCGGGTGAACCTATCGCCCATCATCACCGTACCGGTGCGGTCGTCGCAAACGGTGCCGAGTGTGCCGCGATCGGGGCCCAAATCCTGCGCCAGAATGGTACCGCCGCCGACGCTGCCATCGCAACGCTGTTCTGCGAAGGCGTGACCTGCCCGCAAAGTATGGGCCTGGGCGGTGGCTTTCTGCTGACCATCTACGACCGCCAGAACGGTACGGTGGAAACGCTAAATGCACGCGAATCGGCACCGGCCGCTGCGGAGCGCAGTATGTTGCGCGTAGCGAAGGAACGCGGCCAGGATACGCGTGGCCTTACCGTCGCCGTGCCGGGCGAGTTGAAAGGATACTGGGAGCTACATCAACGGTACGGACGGCTGGAGTGGGCAGCACTGGTACAGCCAACGATCGAGCTGTGCGAACGGGGCCACCTGGTGACGCCCTATCTGAGCCGGATACTGGCGCGCGTTGAGCGACAACTGTACGCAGAACCCTCGATGCGGGAAGTGTTTATCAATCCGGCAACGAACCGCACGTGGCAGGAAGGGGACACAATCAAGCGACTGCAGCTGGCAAAAACGTTGCGCATCGTAGCGGCGGAAGGAGTAGACAGTTTGTACAGCGCAAACGGGACGCTGCTGCGCATGGTCCTGAAGGATCTGAAATCGTTTGGCAGTATTATAGAGGAGGAGGACTTTTTAAGCTACAG ACCACGCTGGGAGGCACCGGACACGGTAACGCTGGCTGCCGGCGAACGCGTCCACTCGATCGTCGTGCCGGGCAGCGGGACGGTGCAGAACTTTATGCTGCGCGTGCTGGACGGGTACGCGAACATGAGCGCGACCGATCCGCTCAGCTGGCATCGCATCGTCGAGAGCATGAAGTTTGCGTACGGGCTGCGTACGCGCATCGGCGATCCGGCCTTCACGCCGGAAGCGGTGGCGGTCATACGCAACCTAACCGATCCCCAGTTTGCGGCGTACGTGCGCGAGCAGCTGATCAGTGACGAGCGTACGCATGACGACTTTGCGTACTATGGGGCGGAGTTTGCCGACGTGGAGGACAAGGGAACGGCCCACATCTGTGTGCTGGCGCCGAACGGTGATGCCGTGTCGGCCACAAGCACCATTAACTATCT ACTTGGCGCTAAAATACGCTCCCAGTCGACCGGCATCATACTGAACGATGAAATGGACGACTTTTCCACACCGGGCACGGTCAACACGTACGGGCTGCCGGCATCGCCCGCCAACTTTATTGCGCCGCGCAAAATCCCACTCTCCTCCATGACACCCTCGATCGTGACCGATCGGAACGGTGCGGTCCGGATGGTGCTGGGTGGTGCGGGTGGTTCGCGCATTACCAGCGCAACGGCCGTCATGATCTATCGGCATCTGGTGTTTGGTGATGATCTCGCCACGATCATGAACGAGAAGCGACTGCACCATCAGCTGGCCCCGATGTGGGTCGACTATGAGGCTGGCTTTCCGCAGACCGTGCTGGATGGGCTGGTAGCGAAAGGGCACCGGGTGAAGGAGAAAACGCCGGACGCTGGGTTTGCGGCGGCGACCGGCATTGTGCAGGATGCAGCGGAACATCTGGTGCAGGCGGCTTACGATCCACGGCGCGGTGGCAGTGTGGAGATTGTGAAAATGTAA
- the LOC1279884 gene encoding large ribosomal subunit protein uL30 codes for MADKAKSAPQAVKKPAVAKPAATKDAKPKEAGAKKVKRLPVVPESWLKIAKCKRGCKPNVLLQRRKLRAVRLLRRKQNLLRAMNYEKKYLKTERAVVEQARIAKEKGNIYIPAEPKVAFVIRIRGINKVAPKVRKVLQLFRLRQINNGTFIKLNKATKNMLRIAEPYITYGYPTLKSVRHLIYKRGFVKHRHSRIPITDNFVIERKLRGHRLQCVEDMVHHIYTGGACFKKVSNFLWPFKLNTPTGGWRKKNNHYVEGGDFGNREDKINELIQRMV; via the exons ATGGCTGATAAGGCTAAGAGTGCCCCGCAGGCAGTGAAAAAGCCGGCCGTCGCCAAACCGGCGGCCACGAAGGATGCGAAGCCGAAGGAGGCCGGCGCGAAGAAGGTGAAGCGGCTGCCCGTGGTGCCGGAATCGTGGCTGAAGATTGCCAAGTGCAAGCGCGGCTGCAAACCGAATGTGCTGCTCCAGCGCCGCAAGCTGCGCGCCGTGCGGCTGCTGCGCCGCAAGCAGAACCTGCTCCGCGCCATGAACTACGAGAAGAAGTATCTGAAGACGGAGCGTGCCGTCGTGGAGCAGGCCCGCATTGCCAAGGAGAAGGGCAACATCTACATCCCGGCCGAGCCGAAGGTGGCGTTTGTCATCCGTATCCGTGG TATCAACAAGGTTGCCCCGAAGGTGCGCAAGGTGCTGCAGCTGTTCCGTCTGCGCCAGATCAACAACGGCACGTTCATCAAGCTGAACAAGGCCACCAAGAACATGCTGCGCATTGCCGAGCCCTACATTACCTACGGCTACCCGACACTGAAGTCCGTTCGTCATCTGATCTACAAGCGTGGCTTCGTAAAG CACCGACACAGCCGCATTCCGATCACCGACAACTTCGTGATCGAGCGTAAGCTCCGTGGCCACCGCCTGCAGTGTGTGGAGGATATGGTGCACCACATCTACACCGGCGGCGCGTGCTTCAAGAAGGTGAGCAACTTCTTGTGGCCGTTCAAGCTGAACACGCCGACCGGCGGCTGGCGCAAGAAGAACAACCACTACGTTGAGGGCGGCGACTTCGGCAACCGCGAGGACAAGATCAACGAGCTGATCCAGCGTATGGTTTAA